The Cucumis melo cultivar AY chromosome 9, USDA_Cmelo_AY_1.0, whole genome shotgun sequence genome includes the window ACAAGAATCAAAGAACCAGAGGAGCTAGAGCTACATAGAATTTAGAGTCAATGACGACAACCAACTCGAAATCGACGACATCCAAATTGTGGAacatattgattttcttttaattttaaagggAAACTttactaaatataacaaactagtgaaatatttacggcctgtgtaacaaagtccataaagttagccatttttaaaatatttcaggtttgcccttccatctttttctcctctttgCGATTTTTTAATCGTTTTCCTCTGTACTCTTTTTTTTTAGCTGCGAtgtctttcatttttttttttgtttttagatttgggtaaccaaatctatttctttctatcgtctttttcttctcttttttatatgctagcatgtctttcttcctctttttttttttcattcactgcatacATTGCAtcgcttttcttcttttctttttttagtaaCTAAAATTGATATGTtgtataagaatcttgaaaaaattggttagacatttaaattagggtaactaaaactaaaagattgtggataaataatattaaaaaaatcgtttataccaaattttgaaaaaaaaaaatcgtcgatcgtgtagccaaatctaaatgatcatacaccaaattttgaaaaaaaaaatcgtttagatttggaagatcgtgtagccaaatctaaacgatcatataccaattttttttaaaaaaaaggtttagatttagggtagccaaatctaaacgatcgtgtagtcaaatctaaacgatcatgtaacccaatcaattaaacgatcgtgtaacaaattggtcaaatctaaacgatcgtgtaccaaatcgcattaccaaatatattacgcgcattgttgacggagcatttttgatattttacatgTTGGGCCTCttggcttttttcattttcggaattgttctatacaatataaatactttgccacttttttatatttttgaacaTACCCAATTTTTAAATGTGTAAAATATGATATATACATTTTAatttacatttctttttttcaattactATGGATCATTATTAAAAACGGTTCACCAATCatatattttttcattattacaaaaataaaattatatttttttataaaattagtgACAAATGAATGAAAGATAAAATATAATCTATAAAAGATATGAAATTTCAATACAtatttatttgaattaattCTCCAAgttagattatatatatatagggatagttgcaaatgtaacaattatattcaaaataattaagtacatagcaacattttaaaaaaattgcaaatatagcaaaaactgtcaaaatctatcaatgataggagtcaatcactgatagaacatgtagcaaatgttggtctatcactgataaaccataagagtctatcaatgatagaagtctatcaacattatttatttattttaataatggTCTTGGGTTTAAAAACCAACCTTCtatcttataatatatatatatagataatttatttagttaaattacaatctaaataaaaaattattaaaagtgAAAATGATTCCAGGTTGAGTTTTCAACCCAAGACATAGGAAGAAATCTACCGTAAATCTcttaatattttcaaatcaatACTATGTTTCTAATTACTTTTAATACTTACGATATTCATTCAAAAAAAAGTCTCCCAATCAATTGAAAACATAATTTGAAGTAAAgcattaatatttcattttataaatataacattcTCTAAGTATATTAGATTAgaaatatatcatatataaaatatgaaaGTACTGAGATCGTCGGTCAACAAGTACTTAAAAGTAACATAAGAGTGCATCGCAATCAATAACTCATTTTGAAGTACAACACAGGTGCTTCATTTTATAAACATGATATTCCaagtatataaaaaatatatcgCATCTAAGACATGAGTATATCTTATTTATACAATATGCTTTCCCCAAATAATACAACCAACTGTcttaattaaaaatatgaacTTTCCACCAAAATGTCAAACTAAGTCGGTagaaaccaaacaaaattattCTTAATATCtctttaataaaaatttattccTCATTGACCATATATACCTACATTTATATAAACCGTGATCACTTCTTCTTAGGAGCAATCTTAGACTTAATCTCTCCCACCTCATCCGTCCCAATCTGGAAAGTCTTAGCAAGGAGGCCGTCATCGACCGCAGGGGAGGATGAAAACAAGGCGGCGGCAACCGACACAGTTCCCGGTAGCTGGCTGTTGAAGGCAGAAAGAACAGAAGCAGGCTTATCCTTCTTGTTCTGCTGGAAATGGAGTAGGCCCTTGGGGAAGACAAAGACTTCGCCTTTTTTTATGGTTTTGGAAATCAGTTTGTTGGCAGTGGTTATGAATCCAACGTCCAGTTCTCCATCGAGGATGAAGACGATCTCGGTGGCGCGTGGGTGGATGTGCGGTGGATTCAGGCCACCGTTGGGTGAGTAGTCGATTCGAGCGAGGGAGACACCGAGGGTGTTGAGGCCGGGGATTTTGTCGACATTAGCGGGGGTGACGGCAGATCCGACGGAGTTGTTGATGGCGGCAGGGTTTGCTAATCCGGCGAAGAAGAAGTCGGAGGTTGTTACGTTGGTAGCGGCCTTGCATGGGAATCCATTCACTTTTGTTCCTGTTACCATTTTGCAAATTTGGAAGTATAATAAGATTAATAACATCTAGCTTAGCTTATTTCAATTATAGAAAaagaatattattaattatcatTGTTGTTACCATCAAACTTTTAGAATAGTAATTGGTGCACATGCTCAAGCTATTAACAATTTAGTTAAGTTAGGTTTCAGTTTGGTGTTCATTTAGTTCTCATATACTTTAAAAACCCTCAAACAATAATTTTGACCTTCGATATTCAGTAGATCTGCATGGTGTCAGATtcatttgtttaattaattactaaatggGGAGAAGAATTTGAACTTGAATTCAAGTTGGTACTGCACATGTTTTAGGTTAGTTGAAAGTTATGTTTATATATTTGCAGTTCCTCGATAGGTTTgagaattattttattatttatcttttcttttgaaaattaattagtttaaacaCACTTTTGACTCAGGAATTTCTTATGTGTTATTTAGTTTCTACTAATATTTAcaagtcaaattttgaaaaaagaaaaaaaagagtagCCTTCATGAAAAACCctgttttcatttttgaaattaaattaaactcaaaattcatttgttttatttaaGAGGAGATTATGTAAActtaaataaaattagaagaaGCAAgcattaaatttcaaaaaccaacaactaaaagaacaaaaatgtTACCAAACTAACCTTAGTTTTTATAAGAGCACTAAATTTACTTAAAACTAATTATTTGGAACTTATAACTAGCACAATTTTAAGAAATGCAATTGAGTTAGGGACATAAATTAAGGTTGTTTCTTTTACGGGCTATCCTATATTTCTATGGAACGGACATCCAAATCATTATGTTTGTTTTGTAGCATTACAAGACGTCTCGATATCTAAAGATTTCTAAATGCATCCTAGGATTTGCTCAGATAGAGGCAACCGAAGAGTTTTAAatgcatatttattttataaaaagatattaaactatgataattaatttttttaaaataacaaataaaaataatataaattttactaatttaaaaaaaagttcaaatcgataaaaacaaatatgctatatatagttaaaaactatatccaaatcaaaatattttcaaatatctaCACAAATATTCTTACAAATCTATTATAATTTAAAGATGTCATGATTTTGCAGACCTGCACATTTCAATTATCAACGTTTCCAATACAAACAAACTGCACCCAAAGAAAATTTGTAATGGGTAGCCATATACATTATTTGTCATTTTGTATTTGAATGAATAAAAGTTAACTTTACATATAGGTCCATCGTTtagaaatatgaaaatgaagaataaaaaaagtaatctaTAGAAACTTGTTATAGATTTTTAAAGAGTAAGAACAACATGACAAAGCTACCTTATTCTTTAAGTTTCAATTTCTGGAACAGTAGACACATTTCAATATTTCTATTCATCATCAGTATTACTTGTTAGATATTATTACATTAAATTTGTCTTTTACTTATCGATTTAAAATTTTGGGTCGAATTTGCTATCAGAAGAGTTATGGTAAAATATGTACTCAGTTAATTAGTATACTCAACAATTTCCTAAAGTAACATGCTAGTACATGAACACTATTTTAAAATAgaagagatttcaagaaatgaaAAATCTATATATTTGCTCGTCTAATCAATAGCTAAATTGAATCTAGTGTATTATAAGAGATTTGCTTTCCTTttattcctacggattggaaaAAAACAACTAGAAAATATGACGAAACATTAGAACTAAAAGACATCTTGtcaaaataaatgaaaaaaaaaaaaaaaaactctaatgGACATGATTGaaaatcaacaaattaaatatttaattcaGTCTTTATTCATGAATATAATCCCAAATTTAAATCTAGACACTAACAACAATATTAGCATTACATATATATTACCTTTGGAAGTTTCAGCAACACATAAGTCCTGAAGCAAGTCGGGGTCAGATGCGCAGGAACGGGGAATTGTTGTAGCTGCGATAAACAAAGCTAAGAACACAAGAGCTTTTGATGCATCCATTATTTGTGGTATAGATTATTAATAGGACAAAAGAATGTGAAATAATGCAGAAAAGAGATGTATATTATTTGATGTCCAAAGGGGGGATGTAAGGTGAAAGGAAGAGGTAATAGAAACTATATATAgttttgtttatatattatattatatagttgaaatgataataatagatATAATATCAATGTGACACCTACTTTAGCTTGCATGGTATGGTAATGCAAAAGGCACATATGAAATTGGCTTAGGCTTAAATTCAAAGCAAATggaattgaaggaaaaaaaaaagcatacataatgatgataataattGTGGTTAATTAGTTTCAATCAAAGAAAAAGTTTGGGTAATATCAATATGAGTAATGAGAACTTACGATTTGGCCGAATGGTCTTTTAAATGTGACCTACTAACAAGACAACTGACtttgtttaaaaaaagatttggtAACTATGAGTTGTGAAAGCAAAGGCTGTGGGAAATTGGGGTTGGTTTTGGTTTGATATGTGTGGTTGGTTGAGGATCGATCAGTTCTTGTTGTGGTGTTGGATGGGAGGTTCAAATGccattttcttttactttcaaattcagaCGAAGTACTTTTAGGAAATACAATAATATTAATATGTTaagtaatttattttttagGGTTTCTTCTCTTGCAGTGAAATAAGACATTAATTACCATTTTAAGGATGATAATGTTATTGTTATTTATCCGAATCATAATTGTGGATCTTAAACTTATACTTATCTTTTTTAAAGGACACAAATATACTAGTTTGTAATATATACTTTGATTGATAAGTATTGAAAATTAAGAATGGGTAGTTACACAAGTCACATACGACACACAAGATGTCCTAGCAACTAATTTAGCGTCAACAATTagaataatagatagtaaatgaaGAATGAACATACAGAGATTGGAAACCCCATTTGGTAATAATCCACCTACATTTGGAGGTAGTATacttgaaaaaggataattccCTAATATGTAATAGTCAAGCGTTTATAAAGTTGTACTTAtctgtaaaaataaaaatgtttttgCACTAGTAAAAAAAGggcctacaatgacagttaaatgttgtcattaaaagttttcgtgacagttttttgcagtcattgatgcgggagtcatggaaagtattttatgacagttgtaaaaaactGTCACAAAATATGATTTTCAAGACAtataataaatgtcacgaatgatatattttatgacagattataactgtcattatttacttacgatgacagttaataactaacgatgacagttaataactatcacaatttacattttatgacaggttgtaactgtcattatttattttcgatgatagttaataactatcattgtttatattttatgacagaggaTAACTatcatagtttacattttatgacgaaggataactgtcattgttaatattatacgactgatattaaatgtcattatatatgatttatgacactttttaactgtcattatttaacttaccatgactttaattaaatatcaataaaactttttcgatgagagttttatttttcaatttaaatgtcatatttgTGTATTTAGTCACTGTTTTCAATAACCCTCTTTTTTATCGAATCCTGTATTTCATGTCGCCTTGTCACACATACCAttacagaccaatacaatcacaaatGGAAAAACGGTGCAcgctttaatagaaagaaacacACTTTGTAATACTGATTTAATTGTTGGTATAAATGTACtttggtacgaacaaactatttaaataactacatttaaacaaaaaaaaattcctaccaacctacaaaaaagtctatacatcaatgaattgacGTAAATATGacttcattgctccaatggattgtggcaaaacctaataagataagagaaggaaaaaaaatgattcaacaaGACTCATTCACCCAaataaacacatcacattcacttcatgatgaacaacacacttcaacaacatagagcacaaactaagaaaaattacatacacacttcaacaacacttcatggtCAAAAAAACACTTTAACAACACTTCataatcaacaacacacttcaacaacatagagcacatacttagctaaattacatacacacttcaagatcaacaacacacttcaacaacatttttttatcaacaacacacttcaacaacacacatcaacaacatactttaacaacatagagcacatacttagctaaattacatacacacttcaagatcaacaacacatttcaacaacattttttttatcaacaacacacttcatgatcaacaacacacttcaacaacatagagcacatacttagctaaattacatacacacttcaagatcaacaaaaCACTTCAACAATACTTTTTTATCAAcgacacacttcaacaacacttcataatcaacaacacacatcaacaaTACACTTCAACAATATAGAGCATGTAATAGtaaaaatgaagatgaagacTAGGGATTTGCAAGACAGAGAGACCCGGTCCAGTTGTTCACAAGCTCAAGAGAAgttgtaaaataataaaatacttacCTGCTAACAATCATTTCGTCTCCCAGTCCAGTTGCAAGACAGAGAGACCCGACAACCCTAGTAGCCATTTTCTCTAGAGGCAGGGTAATCATCGGTAAGCCAGCCCATAAGATGTCAGTTCCTGTGGTATGTGCATTGCACAGAGGCCTGAACATGAATATCACGTCAGTAACCAAACAAATATCACGTCAGTAACCAAACAAAAGAAGCAATTAACATAAACCAGTAAGGGATCATCATAGAAATGAAGGAAAATGATGACTAACGTGTCCAGGAACAAATATGCCAAAGCACTACGTTTGATGTGCTCATTTTTCATGGCAACATCTGTAAAAATTATTTGCTCTGGTTGCACTCCTTGAGCTACAGCATCTGCACAAGATAATCTCATTTACCAGCagaaattattttttcaatgtCAATAGCATAACTAACTCAGCACATGAGAATATTTCTATCACCACTGAAAACaatatcaaataaatttatcatACATGCTCGAAGTCTCATTTCACCAGCAGTTGGGAATCTGAGAAGCCAAAGTGCACTGTTCGGCAGACGCTTAAGAATATTACACCTGATACCAGTAGAAAGCATCCAGTGAGatgaaaaattgtaaataaaaaaaaaaaaaagagaaaaacaatgGTCAAATACAGAAATAATGTTACCAGGTGTTAGAAGATCTCTAGATCCATTTTGTACAACTGATTAAAGCAAGCAAAAATGAATTTCCCTTCAGGTAACCCATAATATGAACGTTTATGCTGGCAGTTTGAATCCAACACATCCAAATTTTTCTGCATTGCACAACAAATAATAGGTGAGGTAGATGCAAAACTAATAAACAAACTAACACAGCAGCACGAAATTACATTTTAAAGTACTAACCTGCTTATAATCATTAACAAAGTAACAGTGTGGGAGGTGAACGATCTTCTCAGAGTAAATATTTGCATAACGTAAAGGTGAAACAAACTGAAAGCAGAAAAATAAGTTCAGTAGAATTGACAAAACCATCAAGAAGAGAAAGTTGTAACCTATACCAAGCTCACCTCATCGGTCACTAAATAATCTATGTAAGTGGCTCCTGTTGTTCCTGGAAACCCTATGTACGATACCTGAATGGGTGCAGGCTGCATGGCAAATATTTCATTTCTACCTCCCTGCCAAgtgcaacaaaatatttatcgtgctataaaaataaaaataaataataaacataaaaaagaattaaaataaacaaatatattaaaCCAATAACTTTAAGCTTTCAAAAGTTAGCGTTA containing:
- the LOC103503667 gene encoding probable UDP-N-acetylglucosamine--peptide N-acetylglucosaminyltransferase SEC; its protein translation is MQPAPIQVSYIGFPGTTGATYIDYLVTDEFVSPLRYANIYSEKIVHLPHCYFVNDYKQKNLDVLDSNCQHKRSYYGLPEGKFIFACFNQLYKMDLEIF
- the LOC103503673 gene encoding probable UDP-N-acetylglucosamine--peptide N-acetylglucosaminyltransferase SEC — its product is MLSTGIRCNILKRLPNSALWLLRFPTAGEMRLRAYAVAQGVQPEQIIFTDVAMKNEHIKRSALAYLFLDTPLCNAHTTGTDILWAGLPMITLPLEKMATRVVGSLCLATGLGDEMIVSSVVEVCR
- the LOC103503679 gene encoding germin-like protein subfamily 2 member 4, translating into MDASKALVFLALFIAATTIPRSCASDPDLLQDLCVAETSKGTKVNGFPCKAATNVTTSDFFFAGLANPAAINNSVGSAVTPANVDKIPGLNTLGVSLARIDYSPNGGLNPPHIHPRATEIVFILDGELDVGFITTANKLISKTIKKGEVFVFPKGLLHFQQNKKDKPASVLSAFNSQLPGTVSVAAALFSSSPAVDDGLLAKTFQIGTDEVGEIKSKIAPKKK